One Pyrus communis chromosome 13, drPyrComm1.1, whole genome shotgun sequence genomic window carries:
- the LOC137711955 gene encoding probable WRKY transcription factor 53: MDSSKSSDHKSLVNEIIEGLELAKQLRLSLNAKSSSDKKQFLVQRILSSYEKALLMLKCSGSPQSPIGAITSVPESLMSASAGPCCDDNNTSLQDRHDLTEVSKKRKEMAKWTEHVTRVSSENGIEGAHEDGHCWRKYGQKDILGTKHPRSYYRCTYRNLESCWATKQVQRSDEDPTVFEITYKGKHTCSHGRSSVPPPPSPEKQEQKRHNHNDAYQQQQSQGNQISFPTNLRVNTENLDDRENMASPFSFTSTSFGCMNNDDAFHSLMLDDNSLLDNFNQSLLSPAAGGSNNYFEPASQMRNIAGKEQRSESDLAEIISAKKSSTNSSIPDIDFSLEPVELGSYFPFDCPGFFL; encoded by the exons ATGGATTCCAGTAAGAGCTCGGACCACAAGTCACTGGTCAATGAGATCATTGAAGGACTGGAGCTAGCAAAACAGTTGAGGCTAAGTCTGAATGCAAAATCGTCATCAGACAAGAAGCAATTTTTAGTGCAGAGGATACTGTCGTCATATGAGAAGGCCCTTCTGATGCTGAAATGTAGCGGTTCGCCACAAAGTCCTATCGGGGCAATAACAAGCGTGCCGGAGTCGCTAATGTCAGCCAGCGCAGGTCCTTGTTGCGATGACAACAACACAAGTCTCCAGGATCGTCATGACCTCACAGAGGTCTCCAAGAAAAG AAAGGAAATGGCCAAATGGACAGAACATGTCACGAGAGTTAGCTCTGAGAATGGGATTGAAGGAGCCCATGAAGATGGCCACTGCTGGAGAAAATATGGGCAGAAAGACATCCTAGGAACCAAACATCCGAG AAGCTATTACAGATGCACGTACCGGAACTTGGAAAGTTGTTGGGCTACAAAGCAAGTGCAAAGGTCGGATGAAGACCCCACTGTCTTTGAAATCACGTACAAAGGGAAGCATACATGTTCTCATGGCCGCAGTTCAGTTCCACCGCCACCATCACCAGAAAAGCAAGAGCAAAAACGACACAATCATAACGATGCTTATCAACAACAGCAGTCtcaaggaaatcaaatcagcTTCCCAACTAATCTGAGGGTCAATACTGAGAACTTGGACGACAGAGAGAACATGGCTTCTCCATTCTCTTTTACTTCAACTTCATTCGGATGTATGAACAACGATGACGCCTTTCATTCATTGATGCTTGATGATAACAGTCTTTTGGACAATTTCAATCAATCATTGCTATCTCCGGCTGCAGGCGGATCAAACAATTACTTTGAGCCGGCAAGTCAGATGAGAAACATTGCAGGAAAAGAGCAACGTTCGGAATCTGATCTTGCAGAGATCATCTCAGCCAAAAAATCGTCAACCAATTCTTCGATTCCGGACATTGATTTTTCACTGGAGCCAGTGGAACTCGGCTCTTATTTCCCATTTGACTGCCCAGGATTTTTCTTATAA
- the LOC137711956 gene encoding uncharacterized protein, whose amino-acid sequence MTITCTQSLCKSPAFLLPPTFPGSPCFTRSPEPNPFSRNRESKFYTERRIGSQNRRGGGGSVCGVVVFPIDPWAPSIDSQSIASQLFAASLFPYLGFLYFITKSKSAPKLTLFGFYFLLAFVGATIPAGIYAKVNYGTSLANVDWLHGGAEALLTLTNIFIVLGLRGALRKAGDAEERTSTPIPGLKDETETSA is encoded by the exons ATGACTATCACCTGCACTCAATCTCTCTGTAAATCCCCCGCCTTTCTTCTCCCTCCTACTTTCCCGGGTTCCCCTTGTTTCACTAGGAGCCCCGAACCGAACCCATTTTCCAGAAACAGAGAATCCAAGTTTTACACAGAGAGAAGGATCGGCAGTCAAAACAGAAGAGGTGGGGGTGGGAGCGTCTGCGGGGTGGTGGTATTCCCAATTGATCCATGGGCGCCCAGCATTGACTCACAGAGCATAGCTTCCCAGCTGTTTGCAGCTTCTCTGTTTCCCTACCTGGGTTTCTTGTACTTCATCACCAAATCCAAGTCTGCCCCTAAGCTCACCCTCTTCGGGTTCTACTTCTTGCTTGCCTTTGTGGGGGCCACCA TTCCTGCTGGAATTTACG CAAAGGTGAACTATGGCACTTCATTGGCGAATGTCGATTGGTTACATGGCGGGGCTGAGGCACTTCTCACTCTGACCAACATTTTTATTGTGTTGGGGTTGAGAGGAGCTCTTAGAAAAGCTGGGGATGCAGAAGAAAGAACATCAACTCCTATTCCCGGGTTGAAGGACGAGACCGAAACTTCTGCTTAG
- the LOC137713964 gene encoding hydroquinone glucosyltransferase-like translates to MALNTRSHRSSNHHHNDHHKLIKPPHVAIVPTPGLGHLIPLIELAKRLVVQHNFSITFIIPNDGSHLAPHKKVLEALDSQSISYVFLPPVSFHDLPADVMIETKITLTLTRSLSALRDSLKVLNESTRLVALLVDVFGAEAFDVANEFHLSPYIFFSANAMGLWLLFHLPHLDETTSCEYRDLPEPVLLPGCVPIQGGDFLDPVQDRSNPVYKAVVHIFKKCRSAAGIMVNSFADLEPGALKAFKEKGAGLCLPRVYPIGPVIKTSSTDGLDANECLRWLDKQPYGSVLFVSFGSGGTLSQEQLNELALGLELSGQRFIWVVKSPNETANNASYFTVKGGENPFEFLPNGFLERTKDVGLVVSSWAPQVQVLSHGSTGGFLTHCGWNSVLESIVHGVPLIAWPLYAEQRMNKVLLVDGLKVAFGAKADEKGIVGSQDIAKYVRDLIEGDEGKLLRKKMEEYKEAAKLVWAEEGSSAKSLAELAQILNGLKN, encoded by the coding sequence ATGGCATTAAACACCCGAAGCCACCGCAGCAGCAACCACCACCACAACGACCACCATAAACTGATCAAACCACCGCATGTTGCCATCGTCCCAACTCCAGGCCTAGGCCACCTCATTCCCCTCATCGAGTTAGCCAAACGACTCGTCGTCCAGCACAACTTCTCCATCACATTCATCATCCCTAACGACGGCTCGCACTTGGCTCCCCATAAGAAAGTCCTTGAAGCCCTCGATTCCCAGTCCATTTCCTATGTCTTCCTCCCTCCTGTGAGCTTCCATGACCTCCCTGCCGACGTCATGATCGAAACCAAGATCACACTAACCTTGACTCGATCCCTCTCGGCTCTTCGCGACTCACTCAAGGTCCTAAACGAGTCAACTCGTCTAGTTGCACTTCTTGTTGATGTCTTCGGTGCGGAGGCATTTGATGTGGCCAATGAGTTTCACTTGTCCCCTTATATTTTCTTCTCTGCTAACGCTATGGGTTTATGGCTTTTATTTCATTTGCCACATCTTGACGAGACCACTTCATGCGAGTACAGGGACTTGCCCGAACCGGTTCTACTTCCTGGTTGTGTGCCGATCCAAGGTGGAGATTTCTTAGACCCTGTTCAAGATCGGTCCAATCCGGTCTATAAAGCTGTGGTTCATATTTTCAAGAAGTGCAGGTCGGCTGCCGGGATTATGGTCAACAGCTTTGCGGACTTGGAACCTGGTGCTTTAAAGGCTTTCAAGGAAAAAGGGGCAGGTCTATGTCTTCCACGGGTTTATCCCATTGGACCGGTTATAAAAACCAGTTCAACAGATGGGTTAGATGCAAATGAGTGTTTGAGGTGGCTAGATAAGCAACCCTACGGGTCAGTTCTATTTGTTTCATTTGGGAGCGGTGGAACACTGTCACAAGAGCAACTGAATGAGTTAGCCTTAGGGCTTGAATTGAGCGGGCAGAGATTCATTTGGGTTGTCAAGAGCCCAAACGAGACGGCTAACAATGCTTCTTACTTTACTGTCAAAGGTGGGGAGAACCCGTTTGAGTTTCTACCAAACGGGTTTCTGGAGAGGACCAAAGATGTTGGCCTAGTTGTGTCATCATGGGCGCCACAGGTCCAAGTGCTGAGCCACGGGTCGACAGGGGGATTTTTGACCCATTGTGGGTGGAACTCGGTACTAGAGAGCATCGTGCATGgtgtgcctctgattgcttggCCGCTCTATGCAGAGCAAAGAATGAATAAGGTGCTACTAGTTGATGGTTTGAAAGTTGCATTTGGGGCCAAAGCGGATGAGAAAGGCATAGTGGGGAGCCAAGATATTGCTAAGTATGTAAGGGACCTAATTGAAGGAGATGAAGGGAAATTGCtaagaaagaaaatggaagagtaTAAAGAGGCAGCCAAATTGGTTTGGGCAGAAGAGGGATCGTCTGCCAAGTCTCTTGCTGAATTGGCTCAAATATTGAATGGACTCAAGAACTAA
- the LOC137713578 gene encoding protein SEH1-like: MEKPLVALDKGTTCSSWNYCGQRLATGSVDGTLVVFDSRDPCSSSLSCTSKSKVQEAAGIVKIAWVPPEYGDAVACVCTDGTLSLWEEVAEDAQPLQWKLCTSFNSGSAQLLDTQFGVSAAGLKMVTAYSDGRVKVYELLDPLELKSWQLQAEFQNVIDSVSTVGPAMCLSASISWNPQGGESQESSFVLGFSSNTPQLNSAKIWEFDQAHQRWLPVAELASPGDNDDQVYAVAWATNIGRPYEVIAVATHKGISIWHLGLNPDSDGRLSLEKIALLSGHKGEVWQMEWDMSGMTLATTGNDGSVRLWQSSLNGVWHEEATFEPTS, from the exons ATGGAGAAACCTCTGGTGGCGCTCGATAAAGGCACCACTTGCTCTTCTTGGAACTACTGCGGCCAGAGACTAGCCACTGGCTCCGTCGACGGAACTCTCGTCGTCTTCGACTCGCGCGACCCTTGCTCTTCCTCCTTGTCCTGCACCTCAAAATCCAAG GTGCAAGAGGCTGCTGGCATTGTGAAAATTGCTTGGGTTCCGCCGGAATACGGTGACGCAGTGGCGTGTGTTTGCACAGATGGGACTTTGTCATTGTGGGAGGAAGTTGCTGAAG ATGCTCAACCTCTTCAATGGAAGCTGTGCACAAGCTTTAACAGCGGTTCGGCTCAACTGCTAGATACCCAGTTTGGAGTCTCAGCGGCAGGTTTAAAAATG GTCACTGCATATTCAGATGGCCGTGTCAAGGTTTATGAGCTACTGGATCCCTTGGAACTGAAGAGTTGGCAACTTCAG GCTGAATTTCAGAATGTTATTGATTCGGTGTCTACAGTTGGCCCTGCCATGTGCTTATCTGCATCTATATCTTGGAATCCACAAGGAGGAGAAAGCCAGGAATCaagttttgttttgggtttcagTTCAAACACACCACAACTTAATTCTGCCAAG ATATGGGAATTTGATCAGGCTCATCAAAGATGGCTCCCAGTTGCAGAGTTGGCCTCGCCTGGTGACAACGATGATCAGGTTTATGCAGTTGCGTGGGCAACGAACATTGGAAG GCCGTATGAGGTAATTGCCGTTGCCACTCACAAGGGAATATCAATATGGCATCTTGGGCTAAACCCTGACTCTGATGGAAGACTCTCATTGGAGAAGATTGCATTACTTTCGGGTCACAAAGGCGAG GTCTGGCAGATGGAATGGGACATGAGTGGAATGACTTTGGCGACCACCGGGAATGATGGGTCAGTGCGGTTGTGGCAGTCTAGTTTGAACGGAGTTTGGCACGAAGAGGCTACTTTTGAACCCACGTCGTAG